Proteins from a single region of Chanodichthys erythropterus isolate Z2021 chromosome 13, ASM2448905v1, whole genome shotgun sequence:
- the lig3 gene encoding DNA ligase 3 isoform X1, with protein sequence MPSFCFGRLVRTISRPSLPTLFRETVFRATLNHQNLQCSRALTFTWGFVSSPSGIFFCVPQFRQFTLSSGSYFHISWPEWQREQPDMAEQRYCVEYAKRGTAGCKKCKDKIMKGLVRIGKIVPNPFSESAGEMKEWYHVKCIFEKLERARATTKKIEDITELEGWEELQDEDKDLINKHVSELAAKTNATPKKKVQAKLNNSGQLSAPQADPTVNAPRKFSGFTATKAGSSSSSPGPSPAKPTQGSALSAQLCDPNHKDNLLREFRKLCALVAEKSGYNAKTEIIRDFLAKGSGGDACCLGTQSFKTVLRDKFRGDLYLTVKLLLPGVVKNVYNLNDKQIVKLFSRILNCNQDEMVQDLEQGDVSETVRMFFEDSKSFPPAAKSLLTIQEVDASLSRLSQLTKEDDQQAELQDIAKKCTGNDLKCYIRLVKHDLKINSGAKHVLDAVDPNAYDAFKASRNLGDVIDRVLRNQQEASNGSGPRKILSVEASLMTPVQPMLAEACKSIEYAMKKCPNGMYSEIKYDGERVQVHKNGDHFSYFSRSLKPVLPHKVAHFKEFIPKAFPGGHSMILDAEVLLIDTRSSKPLPFGTLGVHKKAAFQDAQVGLFVFDCIYFNGVSLMDKPLCERRKFLHDNMVEVPNRILFSEMKHVTRAADLAEMITRVIREGLEGLVLKDIKGHYEPGKRHWLKVKKDYLNEGAMADTADLVVLGAFYGKGSNGGIMSSFLMGCYDPESRKWCTVTKCSGGYDDATLARLQKELDVIKIGKDPSKIPGWLKIVKNYYPDFIIRDPEKAPVWEITGAEFSKSEMHTADGISIRFPRCTRMRDDKDWKTATNLQQLKELYRISKENCDFEVTAGPSKTSQNDKSSSGGESGGSSPSASHGASSAKTKNGHTPKAKAVKTESSSPAVKRKLPTEKQDAKKIKTEPAHSNGQSKLKTIQTTDPKNEKTLLDIFTGVKLYLPESVQDFEKLRRYFLAYDGDLVPEYDSSSATHTLEKPEDDSSAHRVTSNWIWECIRKRRVVPPC encoded by the exons ATGCCCAGTTTTTGTTTTGGCAGACTAGTGAGGACAATAAGTAGACCATCTTTGCCAACACTTTTTAGGGAAACTGTATTCAGAGCAACACTAAATCATCAAAATCTCCAGTGCTCGAGGGCTCTTACATTTACGTGGGGCTTTGTATCTAGCCCCAGTGGCATCTTTTTCTGTGTGCCACAATTTCGACAGTTTACTCTCAGCTCCGGCTCTTATTTCCACATTTCTTGGCCTGAGTGGCAACGTGAACAACCAGACATGGCAGAGCAAAGGTACTGCGTGGAATATGCCAAACGTGGCACTGCGGGGTGCAAGAAATGCAAAGACAAGATCATGAAGGGGCTGGTCCGGATTGGCAAGATTGTGCCAAACCCGTTCAGTGAGTCTGCAGGGGAAATGAAGGAGTGGTACCATGTAAAGTGCATCTTTGAGAAGCTGGAGAGAGCGCGTGCCACCACAAAGAAAATCGAGGACATCACGGAGCTGGAGGGATGGGAGGAACTTCAAGATGAGGATAAAGATCTAATCAATAAACATGTTTCAG AACTGGCAGCCAAAACCAATGCAACCCCAAAGAAGAAAGTGCAAGCAAAGTTAAACAACAGTGGGCAGCTGTCAGCACCGCAAGCTGATCCAACAGTCAACGCTCCTCGCAAGTTTTCTGGCTTCACAG CTACCAAGGCTGGTTCCTCTTCCTCCAGTCCTGGACCGTCTCCAGCCAAACCCACTCAGGGCAGTGCTTTATCAGCTCAGCTATGTGACCCCAACCATAAAGACAACTTACTGCGGGAGTTCCGCAAACTCTGTGCCTTAGTCGCAGAGAAGTCAGGCTACAACGCCAAGACAGAGATCATCAGAGACTTCTTAGCAAAAGGCTCTGGTGGAG ATGCCTGCTGTTTGGGAACGCAGTCGTTTAAGACCGTTCTGAGAG ACAAATTCAGAGGAGATTTATACCTGACAGTGAAGCTTCTCCTCCCAGGAGTGGTGAAGAATGTGTACAACCTCAATGACAAACAAATTGTCAAACTTTTCAGCCGTATATTGAATTGCAATCAGGATGAGATGGTGCAAGACTTGGAACAG GGAGATGTTTCAGAGACAGTGCGGATGTTTTTCGAGGACAGCAAGTCTTTCCCTCCAGCAGCCAAGAGTCTTTTGACCATCCAGGAAGTGGATGCTTCACTGAGCCGTCTATCCCAGCTCACAAAGGAGGATGATCAGCAGGCAGAGCTGCAGGACATTGCTAAAAA ATGTACCGGTAATGATCTGAAGTGCTACATTCGTTTGGTCAAACATGATCTGAAAATCAACTCAGGGGCAAAGCATGT TTTGGATGCTGTGGACCCGAACGCATATGATGCCTTCAAAGCCTCCCGTAACCTTGGTGACGTAATCGACAGGGTGCTACGGAACCAGCAGGAAGCCTCTAATGGATCAGGGCCCCGAAAGATCCTTAGCGTGGAGGCGTCTCTGATGACCCCTGTACAGCCAATGCTG GCAGAAGCATGCAAGTCCATTGAGTATGCCATGAAGAAGTGTCCTAATGGGATGTACTCTGAGATCAAGTATGATGGTGAGCGTGTGCAGGTCCATAAGAACGGCGATCACTTCAGTTACTTCAGTCGAAGTCTCAAACCAGTACTTCCCCACAAG GTTGCTCATTTTAAAGAGTTCATACCAAAGGCATTTCCTGGTGGTCATAGCATGATCCTTGATGCTGAAGTTCTTCTTATTGACACAAGGTCTAGCAAACCACTGCCTTTTGGGACTCTTGGAGTACACAAG aAAGCAGCTTTCCAGGATGCTCAAGTGGGTCTGTTTGTGTtcgactgcatttattttaacgGTGTCAGTCTCATGGACAA ACCTCTCTGTGAAAGAAGAAAGTTTCTCCATGACAATATGGTGGAAGTTCCTAACAGGATTCTGTTCTCAGAAATGAAGCATGTCACG AGAGCTGCTGACCTGGCAGAAATGATCACACGTGTCATCAGGGAGGGACTGGAGGGGTTGGTTCTGAAGGATATCAAG GGGCATTATGAACCAGGAAAGCGTCACTGGTTGAAGGTGAAGAAGGACTATCTGAATGAAGGAGCAATGGCGGACACTGCTGACCTTGTGGTGCTTGGAGCTTTCTATGGCAAAGGCTCAAATG GTGGAATTATGTCCAGTTTCCTCATGGGCTGCTATGACCCTGAATCCAGGAAGTGGTGCACTGTGACCAAGTGTTCAGGAGGCTATGACGACGCCACGTTAGCCAGACTGCAGAAGGAGCTGGACGTTATCAAAATAGGCAAG GATCCAAGCAAGATCCCAGGATGGTTGAAGATTGTCAAGAACTATTACCCGGATTTCATTATCCGTGATCCAGAA AAAGCGCCAGTGTGGGAAATAACAGGAGCAGAGTTTTCCAAATCAGAAATGCACACTGCAGATGGCATATCCATCCGCTTCCCACGATGCACTAGAATGCGTGACGACAAGGACTGGAAGACAGCCACTAACCTTCAGCAGCTCAAG gaGCTGTATCGTATCTCGAAGGAAAACTGTGATTTTGAGGTAACAGCTGGTCCGTCCAAAACTAGCCAAAATGACAAGAGCTCCTCAGGAGGTGAGAGTGGAGGAAGCTCTCCCTCAGCATCTCATGGAGCTTCCTCAGCTAAGACTA AAAATGGTCATACCCCAAAAGCAAAGGCAGTGAAAACAGAATCATCCTCTCCAGCAGTTAAGAGGAAACTACCCACTGAGAAACAAGATGCCAAGAAG ATAAAAACAGAACCTGCTCACAGCAATGGACAAAGTAAATTGAAGACCATTCAAACAACCGACCCAAAGAATGAAAAG ACACTACTGGACATTTTCACAGGCGTGAAGCTCTACCTCCCAGAGTCGGTACAGGACTTTGAGAAGCTTCGCCGTTACTTCCTAGCGTACGATGGAGATCTGGTGCCTGAGTATGACTCCAGTTCAGCCACGCATACGCTGGAGAAGCCAGAGGACGACAGTTCAGCCCATAGGGTCACCTCCAACTGGATCTGGGAATGCATCCGAAAGAGGAGGGTGGTTCCCCCTTGCTGA
- the lig3 gene encoding DNA ligase 3 isoform X2 yields MPSFCFGRLVRTISRPSLPTLFRETVFRATLNHQNLQCSRALTFTWGFVSSPSGIFFCVPQFRQFTLSSGSYFHISWPEWQREQPDMAEQRYCVEYAKRGTAGCKKCKDKIMKGLVRIGKIVPNPFSESAGEMKEWYHVKCIFEKLERARATTKKIEDITELEGWEELQDEDKDLINKHVSELAAKTNATPKKKVQAKLNNSGQLSAPQADPTVNAPRKFSGFTATKAGSSSSSPGPSPAKPTQGSALSAQLCDPNHKDNLLREFRKLCALVAEKSGYNAKTEIIRDFLAKGSGGDKFRGDLYLTVKLLLPGVVKNVYNLNDKQIVKLFSRILNCNQDEMVQDLEQGDVSETVRMFFEDSKSFPPAAKSLLTIQEVDASLSRLSQLTKEDDQQAELQDIAKKCTGNDLKCYIRLVKHDLKINSGAKHVLDAVDPNAYDAFKASRNLGDVIDRVLRNQQEASNGSGPRKILSVEASLMTPVQPMLAEACKSIEYAMKKCPNGMYSEIKYDGERVQVHKNGDHFSYFSRSLKPVLPHKVAHFKEFIPKAFPGGHSMILDAEVLLIDTRSSKPLPFGTLGVHKKAAFQDAQVGLFVFDCIYFNGVSLMDKPLCERRKFLHDNMVEVPNRILFSEMKHVTRAADLAEMITRVIREGLEGLVLKDIKGHYEPGKRHWLKVKKDYLNEGAMADTADLVVLGAFYGKGSNGGIMSSFLMGCYDPESRKWCTVTKCSGGYDDATLARLQKELDVIKIGKDPSKIPGWLKIVKNYYPDFIIRDPEKAPVWEITGAEFSKSEMHTADGISIRFPRCTRMRDDKDWKTATNLQQLKELYRISKENCDFEVTAGPSKTSQNDKSSSGGESGGSSPSASHGASSAKTKNGHTPKAKAVKTESSSPAVKRKLPTEKQDAKKIKTEPAHSNGQSKLKTIQTTDPKNEKTLLDIFTGVKLYLPESVQDFEKLRRYFLAYDGDLVPEYDSSSATHTLEKPEDDSSAHRVTSNWIWECIRKRRVVPPC; encoded by the exons ATGCCCAGTTTTTGTTTTGGCAGACTAGTGAGGACAATAAGTAGACCATCTTTGCCAACACTTTTTAGGGAAACTGTATTCAGAGCAACACTAAATCATCAAAATCTCCAGTGCTCGAGGGCTCTTACATTTACGTGGGGCTTTGTATCTAGCCCCAGTGGCATCTTTTTCTGTGTGCCACAATTTCGACAGTTTACTCTCAGCTCCGGCTCTTATTTCCACATTTCTTGGCCTGAGTGGCAACGTGAACAACCAGACATGGCAGAGCAAAGGTACTGCGTGGAATATGCCAAACGTGGCACTGCGGGGTGCAAGAAATGCAAAGACAAGATCATGAAGGGGCTGGTCCGGATTGGCAAGATTGTGCCAAACCCGTTCAGTGAGTCTGCAGGGGAAATGAAGGAGTGGTACCATGTAAAGTGCATCTTTGAGAAGCTGGAGAGAGCGCGTGCCACCACAAAGAAAATCGAGGACATCACGGAGCTGGAGGGATGGGAGGAACTTCAAGATGAGGATAAAGATCTAATCAATAAACATGTTTCAG AACTGGCAGCCAAAACCAATGCAACCCCAAAGAAGAAAGTGCAAGCAAAGTTAAACAACAGTGGGCAGCTGTCAGCACCGCAAGCTGATCCAACAGTCAACGCTCCTCGCAAGTTTTCTGGCTTCACAG CTACCAAGGCTGGTTCCTCTTCCTCCAGTCCTGGACCGTCTCCAGCCAAACCCACTCAGGGCAGTGCTTTATCAGCTCAGCTATGTGACCCCAACCATAAAGACAACTTACTGCGGGAGTTCCGCAAACTCTGTGCCTTAGTCGCAGAGAAGTCAGGCTACAACGCCAAGACAGAGATCATCAGAGACTTCTTAGCAAAAGGCTCTGGTGGAG ACAAATTCAGAGGAGATTTATACCTGACAGTGAAGCTTCTCCTCCCAGGAGTGGTGAAGAATGTGTACAACCTCAATGACAAACAAATTGTCAAACTTTTCAGCCGTATATTGAATTGCAATCAGGATGAGATGGTGCAAGACTTGGAACAG GGAGATGTTTCAGAGACAGTGCGGATGTTTTTCGAGGACAGCAAGTCTTTCCCTCCAGCAGCCAAGAGTCTTTTGACCATCCAGGAAGTGGATGCTTCACTGAGCCGTCTATCCCAGCTCACAAAGGAGGATGATCAGCAGGCAGAGCTGCAGGACATTGCTAAAAA ATGTACCGGTAATGATCTGAAGTGCTACATTCGTTTGGTCAAACATGATCTGAAAATCAACTCAGGGGCAAAGCATGT TTTGGATGCTGTGGACCCGAACGCATATGATGCCTTCAAAGCCTCCCGTAACCTTGGTGACGTAATCGACAGGGTGCTACGGAACCAGCAGGAAGCCTCTAATGGATCAGGGCCCCGAAAGATCCTTAGCGTGGAGGCGTCTCTGATGACCCCTGTACAGCCAATGCTG GCAGAAGCATGCAAGTCCATTGAGTATGCCATGAAGAAGTGTCCTAATGGGATGTACTCTGAGATCAAGTATGATGGTGAGCGTGTGCAGGTCCATAAGAACGGCGATCACTTCAGTTACTTCAGTCGAAGTCTCAAACCAGTACTTCCCCACAAG GTTGCTCATTTTAAAGAGTTCATACCAAAGGCATTTCCTGGTGGTCATAGCATGATCCTTGATGCTGAAGTTCTTCTTATTGACACAAGGTCTAGCAAACCACTGCCTTTTGGGACTCTTGGAGTACACAAG aAAGCAGCTTTCCAGGATGCTCAAGTGGGTCTGTTTGTGTtcgactgcatttattttaacgGTGTCAGTCTCATGGACAA ACCTCTCTGTGAAAGAAGAAAGTTTCTCCATGACAATATGGTGGAAGTTCCTAACAGGATTCTGTTCTCAGAAATGAAGCATGTCACG AGAGCTGCTGACCTGGCAGAAATGATCACACGTGTCATCAGGGAGGGACTGGAGGGGTTGGTTCTGAAGGATATCAAG GGGCATTATGAACCAGGAAAGCGTCACTGGTTGAAGGTGAAGAAGGACTATCTGAATGAAGGAGCAATGGCGGACACTGCTGACCTTGTGGTGCTTGGAGCTTTCTATGGCAAAGGCTCAAATG GTGGAATTATGTCCAGTTTCCTCATGGGCTGCTATGACCCTGAATCCAGGAAGTGGTGCACTGTGACCAAGTGTTCAGGAGGCTATGACGACGCCACGTTAGCCAGACTGCAGAAGGAGCTGGACGTTATCAAAATAGGCAAG GATCCAAGCAAGATCCCAGGATGGTTGAAGATTGTCAAGAACTATTACCCGGATTTCATTATCCGTGATCCAGAA AAAGCGCCAGTGTGGGAAATAACAGGAGCAGAGTTTTCCAAATCAGAAATGCACACTGCAGATGGCATATCCATCCGCTTCCCACGATGCACTAGAATGCGTGACGACAAGGACTGGAAGACAGCCACTAACCTTCAGCAGCTCAAG gaGCTGTATCGTATCTCGAAGGAAAACTGTGATTTTGAGGTAACAGCTGGTCCGTCCAAAACTAGCCAAAATGACAAGAGCTCCTCAGGAGGTGAGAGTGGAGGAAGCTCTCCCTCAGCATCTCATGGAGCTTCCTCAGCTAAGACTA AAAATGGTCATACCCCAAAAGCAAAGGCAGTGAAAACAGAATCATCCTCTCCAGCAGTTAAGAGGAAACTACCCACTGAGAAACAAGATGCCAAGAAG ATAAAAACAGAACCTGCTCACAGCAATGGACAAAGTAAATTGAAGACCATTCAAACAACCGACCCAAAGAATGAAAAG ACACTACTGGACATTTTCACAGGCGTGAAGCTCTACCTCCCAGAGTCGGTACAGGACTTTGAGAAGCTTCGCCGTTACTTCCTAGCGTACGATGGAGATCTGGTGCCTGAGTATGACTCCAGTTCAGCCACGCATACGCTGGAGAAGCCAGAGGACGACAGTTCAGCCCATAGGGTCACCTCCAACTGGATCTGGGAATGCATCCGAAAGAGGAGGGTGGTTCCCCCTTGCTGA
- the rad51d gene encoding DNA repair protein RAD51 homolog 4 isoform X2 yields MVILKEGMCPGINEDFIKALQSEDIRTVEDFVSCNPEELAQKCSLSYKALVAVRRVLLAQYTAFPVSGADLYEELLSSTAILSTGSPSLDKLLDSGLYTGEITELIGSPGSGKTQVCFSVAVNMSHQLKQTVLYIDTKGGMCANRLLQMLQTKTPNMEEQMEALQKIKVFRVFDVFSLLACLQNLRSNGLQKASVGGGSVKALMVDSVSAVLSSMLGGKQNEGMSLLMQVAGEMKMIAKEFNIAVLVTNHVIKDGIGHLKAGLGQSWSHVPRTRVLLQRVENAETSSLRTATLTKSSRQACHLIEEFDLCHWSEERRTSISGKRKLESSKP; encoded by the exons ATGGTGATCTTGAAAGAAGGGATGTGCCCTGGAATAAATGAGGACTTCATTAAGGCTTTACAATCAGAGGACATCAGAACAG TTGAGGACTTTGTCTCTTGTAACCCAGAAGAACTTGCGCAAAAATGTTCATTGTCTTACAAG GCCCTAGTAGCTGTTCGGCGTGTGCTCTTGGCTCAGTACACTGCTTTTCCCGTCTCTGGAGCTGATCTCTATGAGGAGCTCTTGAGCTCCACAGCTATTCTGTCCACCGGCAGTCCCAG TTTGGATAAGCTGTTAGATTCTGGGCTGTACACAGGGGAAATAACTGAGCTGATAGGAAGTCCAGGGAGCGGGAAAACACAG GTGTGCTTTAGTGTTGCGGTTAATATGTCCCACCAGCTGAAGCAGACTGTGCTTTACATTGACACAAAGGGTGGTATGTGTGCCAACCGACTGCTTCAGATGCTACAAACCAAAACCCCTAATATGGAGGAGCAG ATGGAGGCACTTCAAAAAATCAAGGTGTTCCGAGTATTTGACGTCTTCTCTTTGCTCGCATGTCTTCAAAATCTAAGATCGAATGGCCTTCAGAAG GCGTCTGTTGGAGGTGGTTCAGTCAAAGCGCTGATGGTGGATTCAGTCTCTGCTGTGCTCTCATCCATGCTCGGAGGGAAACAGAATGAGG GTATGTCCCTGCTGATGCAAGTTGCTGGGGAGATGAAGATGATCGCCAAAGAATTCAACATTGCTGTGCTG GTGACAAACCATGTGATCAAAGATGGAATTGGCCATTTGAAGGCTGGACTAGGCCAGTCGTGGAGCCATGTGCCACGCACACGTGTACTCCTGCAGAGAGTGGAGAACGCAGAGACTTCGTCCTTACGAACCGCGACACTGACCAAATCATCACGACAG GCTTGTCATCTGATAGAGGAGTTTGATCTTTGTCACTGGTCTGAAGAGAGAAGGACCTCTATTTCAGGCAAGAGGAAGCTAGAAAGCAGTAAACCTTGA
- the rad51d gene encoding DNA repair protein RAD51 homolog 4 isoform X1: MVILKEGMCPGINEDFIKALQSEDIRTVEDFVSCNPEELAQKCSLSYKALVAVRRVLLAQYTAFPVSGADLYEELLSSTAILSTGSPSLDKLLDSGLYTGEITELIGSPGSGKTQVCFSVAVNMSHQLKQTVLYIDTKGGMCANRLLQMLQTKTPNMEEQMEALQKIKVFRVFDVFSLLACLQNLRSNGLQKVGSVLCESLLIYVVVCSRTLECAQASVGGGSVKALMVDSVSAVLSSMLGGKQNEGMSLLMQVAGEMKMIAKEFNIAVLVTNHVIKDGIGHLKAGLGQSWSHVPRTRVLLQRVENAETSSLRTATLTKSSRQACHLIEEFDLCHWSEERRTSISGKRKLESSKP, translated from the exons ATGGTGATCTTGAAAGAAGGGATGTGCCCTGGAATAAATGAGGACTTCATTAAGGCTTTACAATCAGAGGACATCAGAACAG TTGAGGACTTTGTCTCTTGTAACCCAGAAGAACTTGCGCAAAAATGTTCATTGTCTTACAAG GCCCTAGTAGCTGTTCGGCGTGTGCTCTTGGCTCAGTACACTGCTTTTCCCGTCTCTGGAGCTGATCTCTATGAGGAGCTCTTGAGCTCCACAGCTATTCTGTCCACCGGCAGTCCCAG TTTGGATAAGCTGTTAGATTCTGGGCTGTACACAGGGGAAATAACTGAGCTGATAGGAAGTCCAGGGAGCGGGAAAACACAG GTGTGCTTTAGTGTTGCGGTTAATATGTCCCACCAGCTGAAGCAGACTGTGCTTTACATTGACACAAAGGGTGGTATGTGTGCCAACCGACTGCTTCAGATGCTACAAACCAAAACCCCTAATATGGAGGAGCAG ATGGAGGCACTTCAAAAAATCAAGGTGTTCCGAGTATTTGACGTCTTCTCTTTGCTCGCATGTCTTCAAAATCTAAGATCGAATGGCCTTCAGAAGGTAGGAAGTGTTCTGTGTGAAAGTCTATTGATTTATGTGGTTGTTTGTAGTAGAACTCTTGAATGTGCCCAGGCGTCTGTTGGAGGTGGTTCAGTCAAAGCGCTGATGGTGGATTCAGTCTCTGCTGTGCTCTCATCCATGCTCGGAGGGAAACAGAATGAGG GTATGTCCCTGCTGATGCAAGTTGCTGGGGAGATGAAGATGATCGCCAAAGAATTCAACATTGCTGTGCTG GTGACAAACCATGTGATCAAAGATGGAATTGGCCATTTGAAGGCTGGACTAGGCCAGTCGTGGAGCCATGTGCCACGCACACGTGTACTCCTGCAGAGAGTGGAGAACGCAGAGACTTCGTCCTTACGAACCGCGACACTGACCAAATCATCACGACAG GCTTGTCATCTGATAGAGGAGTTTGATCTTTGTCACTGGTCTGAAGAGAGAAGGACCTCTATTTCAGGCAAGAGGAAGCTAGAAAGCAGTAAACCTTGA